The Arachis hypogaea cultivar Tifrunner chromosome 19, arahy.Tifrunner.gnm2.J5K5, whole genome shotgun sequence genome has a window encoding:
- the LOC140182471 gene encoding uncharacterized protein → MGTCHETWAGFECDCKHGWSKIQLGPFSSPCVIPNCTFDSQCHVPLPFLPPAPAPPPPDESSCFYCGEGTCEEKGLLNVVCHCNEGAANLFNDPHFPCFPKCAIRANCSDGIDLGFGSDPPPSPPPQQSGSPRSSGGKHFTLIPNLLLIFLM, encoded by the exons ATGGGAACATGCCATGAAACATGGGCAGGTTTCGAATGCGATTGTAAGCATGGTTGGTCGAAGATTCAACTTGGTCCTTTCTCATCTCCTTGTGTTATTCCTAATT GTACCTTTGATAGCCAATGTCATGTACCTCTTCCATTTCTTCCTCCAGCTcctgctcctcctcctcctgatgaat CTAGTTGTTTTTATTGTGGAGAGGGAACGTGTGAGGAAAAAGGGTTATTAAACGTTGTATGTCATTGCAATGAAGGCGCCGCCAATCTCTTCAACGATCCACACTTCCCTTGCTTTCCCAAAT GTGCTATAAGAGCAAATTGTAGTGATGGAATTGATCTTGGCTTCGGAAGTGatccaccaccatcaccaccaccacaacaATCTGGCTCCCCTAGATCTTCCGGCGGTAAGCACTTCACTTTGATACCAaatttacttttaatatttttaatgtaa